In Silene latifolia isolate original U9 population chromosome X, ASM4854445v1, whole genome shotgun sequence, the following proteins share a genomic window:
- the LOC141618387 gene encoding uncharacterized protein LOC141618387, translating to MHLWSLKPSEHVSSVVTDCWSSYLNCKEEENNLGTPKRFFFTMLVHSVLAKPSPGLSDEKIYELFEARAKMELQLFLGIEIASIALFFFPIVHEKHFFLYVVDLVRKCFVILDNSLSDEDAIKKYGVSPLLTIDAFGRFLGENPKTSDSSNIVLAMDPIVAKLSWRNNYNVDDCGIYTMRHMETFMGLISWKCGLMKNDRSVLKVLRYKYLCTLLMFEHNDCHETVADHAKKAHFSKASDYI from the exons ATGCATTTGTGGTCATTAAAGCCGTCTGAACATGTTTCGAGTGTTGTAACTGATTGCTGGTCATCATATTTGAattgtaaagaggaagaaaataatcTTGGTACTCCAAAGCGGTTCTTTTTTACCATGCTTGTGCAT TCTGTATTAGCGAAACCCAGCCCAGGTTTAAGTGAtgaaaaaatttatgaattattcgaGGCTCGTGCAAAAATGGAGTTGCAGCTTTTCCTGGGAATAGAAATAGCTTCAATCGCACTc ttttttttcccaattgtacacgagaaacactttttcttatacgtggttgacctggtgaggaagtgtttcgtcattcttgacaactcactctcagatgaagatgccatcaagaaatatggtgtatctccacTGTTAACA attgatgcttttggaaggtttttgggtgagaacccaaaaacttctgactctagcaacattgtgttggctatggatcccattgttgcaaagcttagttggagaaataactacaatgttgatgactgtggtatatacacaatgagacacatggaaacatttatgggattaatctcttggaaatgtggcctgatgaaaaatgat CGGAGCGTGCTTAAAGTGTTACGATACAAATATCTATGCACATTACTTATGTTCGAGCACAACGATTGCCATGAAACTGTTGCTGATCATGCGAAGAAGGCTCATTTCTCTAAAGCTAGTGATTACATTTAA